Part of the Candidatus Krumholzibacteriota bacterium genome is shown below.
TCTCTCAGGCAGAGGAGGGATTAAATGGGGGGATAACAGCTCTCTTAATTTGACCATTCTTGAAACAAAGATAGGGAGATATCTGAGCCGCGGTGATTTCAGCCCGTTTATAAGCGGAGGAATAGGGATTCAGTATAACAGGGCAAAGATAGAGAAAAACGGCATATTCTTGGACGATACAGGATCAGGCACCGGGCTTTCTCTTTGCGGAGGAGTTGGTCTCGCCGCTTTCAGGACATACGATTTTCAGTTTCAGCTGGACGTTGACTATTTTATTGTTTTTTCGAAAGTTGAAAATGACAGCGCGTCCGGCGAAGAGTATCCTCAGGGGGTTATATTCACTTTCTGTATTAAACATTAGTTTCTTAGCATAACCCTCGGGCCCGCCACTTATAATCAGAGAAAAAAATACATAATATTCCATTTATGGAATACCCTTTGCTGATTTATCTGATAAAGGATATTCGGCGGTATCTGCGTATAGTGCCGCGGGCGCTTTTGCTGTCATATTTTAACTGACAGCCCGGAGCAGACAGAATGTTAAAGAAGAAACCAAACAGAGTACCGGTAAAGACAGCTCTGATCGTGCTTTCGTGTATCCTTATATCCCTCACATTCTTCGCGGCGTGCAGCTGGATGAATAACAGGAATAATTCAGTTCCGTTTATAAGCTACAGAGTAACTATGAAAAATAAGGGGTTGGATCTTGTTAATGTGACCGCGAGTGTTCACGGAGCAAATGAGGAAGATTATTCATTTCAAGCTGTTAAGTCGGGGGGGCGCCTCTATCCCGACCCCTTGAACATAACTGCCGTAACGGAAGACGATGAGAAACTTCCAATTGAAGCAAATGAAGGAAAATGGACGGTTAAGAACGGGAATAGGGATTTTTCCCTGTCTTATGATGTTATTACTATGAGAGAGGATCGATTTTCATCCAGAATAAGGAGCAAGATTACACACTTTGACGAAAGCAGGTTTCGTGTTCTTGGTAGGGATATTTTTCTCGTTCCGGCCTCTAATGTCAGTGAAGGCATTATTGTTGATTTTAATTTCTTTCCCGAAGATTTGGTTCGATCTGTTTACAAGGGTTTAGGTACGAGGGTGATACTACCCGGGGCGGATGATATGCCAATGTCTTTGTACGCGGGAGGGGACTACAGTTACCTGACGGCATCTGCGGGAGGGACAGAGGTGCTGTTTGCCAGCGTGGGAGGCTGGGCCTTTAAGGATGAAAGAATGTTAGGTTTGATCAGGGATATAGTCTCCTATGAAATAGGAATGTTTGGTTCTGCTCCCGATAGCAGGTATCTCTTTATATGCGACAGAAACCCCGTTTTGGGAAGTAAGGGGTTCGATTATTACGGAACACATTCTGGGCAGAACATTCTGCTTCTGTTCGATCCCCGGATGGACGAAAGTGATCTCTTTGATATAGAGATGTCTGTTATTTCACATGAATTTTTTCATAACTGGAATGGAAAGGCCCTCAGCCCCGTCTCAGACAGCTTTATGTGGTTTACTGAGGGTGTTACCGTATATTATTCATATAAAATATTACTCGATCTGGGAATTATTTCTGAAAGGCGGTATAAGCGTAAGATGGATTCTATCATGGAAAGATATAAGCTGAATCCGTATCTGCGGGATATACCAATTGCTTCTTCGGGTAACAGTGATATGAGAGATAAAGATCTGGTCAACTTTCTCTACGACGGCGGATTTATGGCGGCAAGGGCAATCGACAGGCATCTTATTGATGTTTCTGAAGGAAAGACCGAGTTGATAGATATATTAAGTAATATATATAACAATGGAAAATACGGCACAAAGATAGACGAAAAGAGATTCACAGCTGAAGTGAAAGAAATTACAGGGCATGATATCTCCGGGTATCTTAGAATGCTTGTTCATACCACCGCCCCTGATATTATTTTAGGCGGTGAGGAGAAAATAAAGAGAGCGAGTTAGTTCTGATTCCGGCAATGACGCTAGAAAGAGATTGAAAAACTTGACATTCCTCAGAATTATTTGTTAATAACAACAGATAACAATTAAGAGATACCTCTTCATAGAAATACTCTTTGAATCTATTGAAGATTTTTCCCATAGCGTCCTTCTCTTCACCTAACCCTGTTGATCTTCAAATCAAATTTATATTAAATTATACCATCATGATCTGTCCGAAAACATAATTATGTTAGAGCTTACTGAATAACTTGAAAACGTCTTGATTGCAGTCTTTTTTGCATTTCCAAGCTGCTCAGATGCAAGCTTTTCTCAGTCCAAATACAATTTACAGAAAGAATGGTACAATTCTACAACGGGCGGAACCGGATGGAAAACAATAATCGCACCGGGAAAGCCTTTTTCGGCACCGTCGTTGCATCTTTCCTTCAAGGTGACAGCCGGCCGAGACCGGCGGCCACGGGGCATTCCCTGTAGCATCCAGTAATGCCCGGCAGTGGAGTATAGTTCCTTTCTTAAGCACTAGAGGTATCGCATAATGCGCTCGTTCGTGATCATACTCATCGCCGCATGCGCAGTCTTCCTGGCCTGCTCCGAGTCTCCATCGGAACCTGCCGAGCCGCGGGATTCGACTTCTCCCTTCGAGCAGCAACCGATGCGCGGGATAGCCCACTGGACAAATTTCTTTGAATGGGACGAAGCGACGACGGCATCGGCGGCCAGGGCGGGCCTGATCATCTTTCCGATCGATAGATGTTTCTCTCCAGAGGCAGTAGAGATAATCGCGCGCCTGAGAGAGATCAATCCCGATATAAAGATACTTGGATACCTGGGTGTCCTGCAGGTCTCCGAGCTTTACCCAGATACGGCTTATCTCGAGAAATCGCTTCCCTGGACACTCGACTTCTACAGGCTTGTCGAGGACAACTGGGCCTGGACTACCGCCGGTGACACATTCTCTATCTGGCCCGGTTCGATATTCCTCAATCCGATAGACGAGTATGGGCGGGCGGACAGGGAACTCATGGACGGCATCGTCGACCTGCTTGAGGAGTACAACAACGCCTGGCCAGACGCATTCGACGGAGTGATGCACGACTACTTCATGTACCAGCCGTGGGTGAACCCCAATAACGAAAACGTCATCGGAGACCTCGATCTCGATGGAAACGGGATCCTGATCGGCAACGACGAGAACGAGCGGGCCGTTTTCCTCCGCTGGCAGAAGGACTACGCCGCGGCCATAAGATCAAGGCTGGGCAGGGACTTCATACAGATCGCCAACGGAAAGGTACCTCAAGAGGACGCCGAGCTCGCCGGGTACCTCAACGGAATCTTCTACGAGTGGTTTCCCAATATGACATGGAGCCTCACCGACCGTGCCGGTTTAGAGAAACTGCTGGAGAACCAGGCAGACGGGTGGCTCGCCGAGGCTCACGGCAGGACCTGGTCCCTTCTGACCAATAACGTGGTCGAGTACAACAACATGTTCTGCATGCTTTCCAGCCTGCTGGCGGACTGCTTCTATACCGAACTGGTCAATGACTTCACCTTCCAGGGATGGTCGATCGACATCGATGCCGGACAGGCGCTATCAGGACTTACAGTTGAAGGAAATCCTGACAGCATAATGACTTACAGGCGTTCTTTCGGCCTGGGCGAGGCCAGCATATCGTTCAATCCGACCGGCGGCCGCCGCGAGTGGACATTCATCGAAAATAACTGAGTGGTACGATTTTTGCGAGTTGCGACGAAACAGGCGGATAAATCCGTCCTGAGCGGCCAATCCCATAACATGGAAGGTGTTGTTGTGACATCAAGAAGAGGCGGAAGGAAAGACCGAGTTGATAGATATATTAAGTAATATATATAACAATGGAAAATACGGCACAAAGATAGACGAAAAGAGATTCACAGCTGAAGTGAAAGAAATTACAGGGCATGATATCTCCGAGTATCTTAGAATGCTTGTTCATACCACCGCCCCTGATATTATTTTAGGCGGTGATGAGAAAATAAAGAGAGCGAGTTAGTTCTGATTCCGGCAATGACGCTAGAAAGAGATTGAAAAACTTGACATTCCTCAGAATTATTTGTTAATAACAACAGATAACAATTAAGAGATACCTCTATTTAATCCGAGCAGAATCAGGCGCTCTATTTCCTCAGCATACCCTTTTCCTCGAGGTATTTTATTATTGCATCCGCGCAATTCTCAACTGACATTTTATCGGTTTCTACTACTATCTCAGGATTTTCCGGCTCTTCATAGGGAGCTGATATTCCCGTAAATTCCTTTATAATCCCCTCTCTGGCTTTTTTGTACAGCCCTTTAGGATCCCGCTCTTCACAAACAGAAACAGGGGCTTTGACGTAGGTTTCTATAAAATCCCCATCGGCATTGAGCTTTCTGGCGCGATCTCTTCCTTCCCTGTATGGTGATATAAAGGAAGTTATTGCAATTGTTCCAGCTTCTGCGAAGAGGTGCGCCACTTCACCTATGCGCCGGATATTTTCTCCGCGGTCCTCGGGAGAAAAGCCGAGGTCGCCGTTTAAGCCGTGACGGACGTTGTCTCCGTCCAGGATATAAACCAGATGTCCCGTTTCAAACAGCTTCTTCTGAAGCGCGGTGGCAATCGTTGATTTGCCGCACCCTGATAGCCCGGTAAGCCAGAGAACAAATCCCTTGTGGCCATTCTTCTGCTCCCTGTCTTCTTTATCTATACCTGTATCGTGCCAGGTGACATTGGAGCTTTTCTGTTTGCCGGCGCCTTCATCAGACTCGGCGGAATAAAACCCCGCGAGTATATCCGCTACCGGTTTACGCATTATTCTCTCATCCACGGGCTCGTTGTTTTTAAGTGTTCTTCTTACCTCTTTGCCGGATATAAAAACCGGGCTGTATCCTTTCGGTTTGAATTCCCCAATCAAACCCACTCTCGATATCTCATCAAAATAGGCGGCGAATCCAACCTTTACCGGCTGTATATTGAGCTGGCCGCTGAGATGATCGAATTTTTCGTGAGCGTCGAAATCACCCCATATCGCGCTTCCGTCGTCGTATGGTGCGTCGGCGTGTTTTCTGCCAATGACAATATCGGTAAATCCGTAATTTTGGCGATAAATAGAATGCATGACCGCTTCTTTGGGTCCCGCGTAGAACATCTTCATATCCAGTCCTATCATTATCACCTGATCTGTAAAATCATACCCCTTGGATTTCCATAGTTTCTCGTCTCTGTCTCCCTCTCCTAGAACTCCCGCCTCAAGGAGCGCTTCATACGTATGCATACGCACATCCGCGGGCACATCATCCGATTTTGTGGCGCCGACTAAGGGGTTGAGAACAGCTCCCGTAAAGTAACCTTCGCGTGTCAGCTTCTCCGCCGCGTAGAGGAGAGCGTATTCGTGAGCTCTGTGCAGGGCGTTTCTTGTCTGAAAAGCTACTATCCTCTCCCAGCCTCTTACCCTGAATAGACTCCGCGCTTCTTCGGGTGTAATCATATAGCGGCTGAATCTTCTGTCAAAGCGCTGGGGGAATGCCCATATCCTGCCTCCAAGCAGATATTCCCTGCTGTCTTCGTTGAAAATACGGGCGCCGGGATGATCGTCCCTGTCGGTGCCGTAGATAATGCTGTTATAACGCTTCTTGTCGAAAGGGAAGATGTCTGAAATTTCAAGTACTCCTATTATTTCATCGTTACTCTTTTTTACGGCAACTGTCTCGCCGGCCTGAAATCTTTCCGCCTTCTTCTTCGAGACCGGAAATGAGATCGGAATTGTCCAGGCGAATTTATCGCCGTTCTTTAATATCACCTCTTCGTCTAGAACTCTGTTGAATGTTTCCGAGTCCATCGGGCCTTCCAGGGGAGAGAGAGCCCCGTCAGCTATACGATGAAAAATTGACAGATCGGCGTCACTTATGTTGTAGACATTATCGCCAGTCTGCTTTAAGAGTTGCTCTCTTGTTAATTCCGGAATTATCCTGTTTATAAGGCCGCCGCCGTGTGGTTGTAACGATGAAATATTCACTATTGAGTCTCCTTACATAAAACGGTTAAGGTATTTAATTATATCATCTGCAGCTTTCTCAATTCCTCTGCTGCTTACGTCGATATCGAGGTCTGGACCTACAGGTTTTTCGTACCTCACATCGACCCCCGGCAGATTCTTTATCTCTCCCTTTCTTGCTCTACTGTAGAGTTTTGTTGTGATCACGGTCTTCGCAGACTTTAAGCGGAGTAGACAAATAGACTTCAATAAAATTATTACATAGATCTCTTACAAAATCACGCGACTCGCGGTACGGTGAAATAAATGATGCTATGACAAACACGCCGTTTTGCTCGAGCCTGCTTGCCAGCAGCCCCACGCGCTTTATATGCCTGTTGACTTCCGGTTTTGTAAAACCGGTACGCGGAAAAATTTTCCGGATTGTTTTACCGTCAAGATGGTCTGTTTTAAGTTCTCTTTCGCGCAGTCTTTCCACGACGATTTTTGCCACTTCAGTCTTTCCGGCTCCGGATAACCCCTTGATCCAGACAACGAACGGTTCGATCTCCTGTTTGCCCCATTTTATCTTCTCCCAGAGGCGTTCGTGAAAGAAATAGATAAGTAATTTTATTATTACTTCCAGAGCGCCTACTCCAAAGGCGACCGTCAATTTCCCGGTAAATATCCATACCAGCGAGAATGTGGTCAGTGTTGTAAGGAAACGATAGGAGGCGGATTTCATTATCGATCGAAATTTTGAATCCTTATGCATATTTTCTCATTTACTCTATCTTCCGAAAATCCCTCACCGCACGGGTAAGTCTATGGAAGTTACGAGGAAAGGGCCGTTTCTGAGCACTTCCTTATTGTAGCTTAATCCTTTAACTTCAGCGCCCGCGTGTTCCGCCACTGCCTGGCCCGCAGCGGTATCCCATTCCATAGTAGGTCCCCCTCGATAGTAGATTTGCGCCTTGCCCTCTGCTACCATACAGAATTTCAGAGAGCTTCCCACTGCGATCGATTCTGCGACGTTATAACCGGTAAGAATCTGTTTTTCTTCTTCTGAAGAATGAGATCTGCTCGTAACCGCTGTAAGGGGTTTATTATTGCTTTTGTTAACACTTATACTTACGGGACCTTTACCATTCTCTATTTTCTTCGCGCCCCCCTCTTCGGCCGTATAGTAAAAAGTATCCAGCGCGGGAGCGTATATCACACCTGCTTCAGGCCGGTTCTTGACTATCAGGGCTATGTTAACAGTAAATTCTCCATTCCCCTTGATAAATTCTTTCGTCCCGTCAAGAGGGTCAATAAGCCAGAATTTGTCCCAGCTCTTTCTCTTTTCAAAGGGGATTGAGACGCCCTCCTCAGATAGTATGGGGATTGCCGGAAAGTTTTTGTTGATAAGATTTTTTATTATATGGTGTGACGTTCGGTCGGCAAGCGTGAGAGGAGAGTTGTCTGATTTTTTCTCCCGCATTAGATCACCCGACCGGTATATTTCCATGATCTTATTTCCGGCTTCAGCCGCTATTTCGATTAGTATATCTGTCTTTAAGTCATTCATAATTATTTAATAGAGGTTATGAATTCTTTTTATAAATTTCCATAACAATATAGCAATGATACCGGTTAAGGTCAATTGTGTTTGCTATGGTGGTTTCCCCGGTTATTATATATCAATCAGCGGTTGAAAAGACTTCCCGGCGCCCTGAAGACCCTTTCCACTTAACAGTATTTGCGGTCATTTGATATAATTGCCGTTAACTGATACTTGTTAACGAATATCTTTTATTCTACTATCTACTTGAAAAATTAATATTATTCGACTAAAGTTTCAGAAGCTCGGGGGAAAGGTTAAAAGAGGTTTGTTTTATAAGGGTTTACTGACGGAAGAACAGATTATGGCCAAATTTTTTGGATTTCTGCTTATTGTTTGTTTTCTCGGCATAACAGACTGCGCCTATTGTCAGGCGGACATCTTTCCGGATGAAGCTGTAAGTGTAAAACAGTTTGAAACGGCCGGATGGCTTAAAGGCGGCACGATATCCTCTGTCTCTCCGGAGACCGATTATCCCCTTTATAAGGAAGGTGTATTTTCCTCATTTGCTCCTTCCAGCAGGATAAGGGCAATGGTCACACTTAATGATACTCTCTGGATAGGAACCGAGGGAGGATTATTTGCCTTAGATACTTTAAGTGATTCTCTCTTTGCCGCCCAGGACTTTCCCTTTCTATCGGTAAGAGCTCTCGCTGTGGATGACTATGAAAGGTTATGGGTCGGTTGTGATGAAGGGGTTGCCTTCAGAAATCAGACCTGGAATTACTATACCAGACATACCCATCCGTTCTTTGAGAGAATAAGAGATCTAACGGTCGGAAGCAGAAAGATATGGATATCCACTTATGGAAACGGGTGCGGTTATATTTCAGGGGATTCCCTGACCGTATTTACCGAAAAAGATTCCCTTATGGATAACAGGGTGTTGAAAATCGTTGAAGAAACAGCTTCCAGGATATGGTTCGCAACGGCAAGCGGTATTTGTTACGCCGACAGTTTTAAATGGGAATCTATGCGGTACGGAAATAATATACCGATCGGCTCGATAAACGACCTTGCTTTTGATGAAGGGAAAAATCTCTTTATAGCTGTTTGCAGGCAGGGAGTTTCCAGATATAAATTTGGCAGTGTCACTAATTATACAGACAGGGACGGACTTCCAGGGTGGGATATTAATTCCTTCAGTCTCGATCTTACCGGGAAACTGATTGCCGGGGGGAGTGAGGGGTTGAGTTACTATGACGGTTCGGGCTGGACGAGATACAGGATTCCCGGTATTCCTCTTAACAAGTACAATATTCTTTCGATTCATCATGATCTTTCCGGCAGAACTTATCTCGGAACAGACGATGGGACAATAATAATTCTCGACCGGGACAGTTCTCGTGAGCTCAGGCTCCGTCAGGGATTTCCAGCCTCGCGGGTATCAGAGATATACGGGTATAAGGATCTGATTTATTTTGTTACATGTAACGGTGTTTTCAAGCTAGGGGAACACCTTACCAGATTATCCCTGCCCGATAACTACTATTCAGAATCCGTGACGGATATCGCGGTCGAAGACACGGGCCGTATGTGGATTACTACCCGCTTTGGAATTCTGCGGTCCTCGGGAGATTCGTGGAAGATTTTTGACCGGCGGAGCGGGCTTCCGACGGAGTATTTCACCTCTGTGGCGGCTGATTCCGGAAAAGGTGTATGGTTTGGAACATTCGAAAGCGGAGTCCTGAACTTTAACGGCGGTAAATGGTATCATTATACAGTTGAAAATGGACTTCCGGGGAACGCCATAAAAGATATTATTTTTGACCGGTCGGGAAAACCGTGGGTTATTACAGCTGCCGGTGAAACAGCCTGTTATTCAGACAGCGGCTGGCAGCGTTTTGGTCCCGGTACGGGTAAAGCTGTTTTTCGCGGAGGGATAAATAAAGATATAACTATTTTAAATGACCCTGATATTTATCTTCTTTCAGGCTCAGGCGGCAGAACCTTCTCCAGCGGAGGCGGGTGCCTGGGAAGGGATAATTCCGGGAATGTGGTAATCGCCGGTGATGATGGAATCTATTTCAATTATAGAGGTAAATGGTCCAGAATTGATCTACCTCAAACGGGATATAAAATATCTCCGTCAGCATTAATAGAAACTGAAAGATCAGATTTGTGGCTGGGTACGAAGGAAAACGGGATTTTCATTCTAAGCGGAAATAAATGGCGGCATCTAAAAGTTCTGTCGGGGTTTTCAGGCAAGGGGGTTCTTTCGCTCCATGAAGATCCAAGCGGTAGAATCTGGATAGGTACCCGCGGTAAAGGTGCCGGCAGGTTTATCTATTTTCCCGACGCGGAAAACAAAAAGCCGAACTAAGTTTCTTATGAAAGTGTTTCCCTCCGGTTACTAAAAATAGGCGTAAACCTTTGATGTGGCGAATCTTTTAAGGATGTTCTAAACTCAATTCAAAGCATAGGGCTTTTTCTGATGTTGACATCCTAATATTTTGTGAATATATTTAATGAACGGAATAAGAAAGGTATCTGTATAGAAAATTCGCTATAGTTTTCTTTTTGAAGTTGAAAAAATAAAACTTGCTTTATAAAAAGGAAAAGTATAGCGTGTTTTTTATGTTCACTGCTTTCATATTATTTAACAATAAGTTATAATGTGGCATCAGCATTTGCCGGCTAATGCCTCGGAGAAAAGATGGAGTTATTCTTAAAGATAGTATTTGTATCATTGCTTTCTGTAATACTTTATATATATGCCGGGTATCCACTTGTACTTTTTATCGCCGGCCTTTTCAGGAAAAGATCAAAGACTGATAACAGTTATGACATTCCGACTGTCGCCCTTATTATTTCGGCTCATAACGAAAGCAGGATTATAAGAGATAAGATCGAAAACAGTCTCCAGCTTGACTACCCTGAGGATAAACTGCAAATAGTTATAGCCAGCGATGCTTCCGATGACGGCACTAACGAAATTGTCAGAGAATACGCGGGCAGGAATGTGCACCTCAAGGCATTTGAAAAAAGGAGCGGCAAGAGCGCTACTCTTAATAGAGCTATAGTGGGGCTTGAAGATGATATTATCGTCTTCTCAGACGCCAATGCTTTCTACAGGAAGGATGCTGTCGGCAAACTTGTGCGTAATTTTAAAGACCCCGATATTGGATGTGTTATCGGTAATTTGACATACATCGACGGTAAGTCCAATGTAGGTAAAGGGGAAAGCCTTTACTGGAGATATGAATCATTTCTTAACAGGCTTGAGAGCAGATTGAAATCAGTATTAGTTGGAACGGGGACCATATTCGCAATTAGGAGGAGACTCTACCGCTCAGTATCTGTTGATATTGCGAATGATTTTCAGATACCGGCCGACATACTTTCACAAGGTTTTGGAGTGATTTATGAACCCGAAGCAGTTGCCACTGAGAAGGTAAGCACTTTATTAACTGAAGAATTTAAGAGAAAATACCGGATAATAATACGCGGATTGACAGGTTTTGGGTATCTGAGGAAGAATTTTT
Proteins encoded:
- a CDS encoding M1 family aminopeptidase, producing the protein MLKKKPNRVPVKTALIVLSCILISLTFFAACSWMNNRNNSVPFISYRVTMKNKGLDLVNVTASVHGANEEDYSFQAVKSGGRLYPDPLNITAVTEDDEKLPIEANEGKWTVKNGNRDFSLSYDVITMREDRFSSRIRSKITHFDESRFRVLGRDIFLVPASNVSEGIIVDFNFFPEDLVRSVYKGLGTRVILPGADDMPMSLYAGGDYSYLTASAGGTEVLFASVGGWAFKDERMLGLIRDIVSYEIGMFGSAPDSRYLFICDRNPVLGSKGFDYYGTHSGQNILLLFDPRMDESDLFDIEMSVISHEFFHNWNGKALSPVSDSFMWFTEGVTVYYSYKILLDLGIISERRYKRKMDSIMERYKLNPYLRDIPIASSGNSDMRDKDLVNFLYDGGFMAARAIDRHLIDVSEGKTELIDILSNIYNNGKYGTKIDEKRFTAEVKEITGHDISGYLRMLVHTTAPDIILGGEEKIKRAS
- the cysC gene encoding adenylyl-sulfate kinase is translated as MNISSLQPHGGGLINRIIPELTREQLLKQTGDNVYNISDADLSIFHRIADGALSPLEGPMDSETFNRVLDEEVILKNGDKFAWTIPISFPVSKKKAERFQAGETVAVKKSNDEIIGVLEISDIFPFDKKRYNSIIYGTDRDDHPGARIFNEDSREYLLGGRIWAFPQRFDRRFSRYMITPEEARSLFRVRGWERIVAFQTRNALHRAHEYALLYAAEKLTREGYFTGAVLNPLVGATKSDDVPADVRMHTYEALLEAGVLGEGDRDEKLWKSKGYDFTDQVIMIGLDMKMFYAGPKEAVMHSIYRQNYGFTDIVIGRKHADAPYDDGSAIWGDFDAHEKFDHLSGQLNIQPVKVGFAAYFDEISRVGLIGEFKPKGYSPVFISGKEVRRTLKNNEPVDERIMRKPVADILAGFYSAESDEGAGKQKSSNVTWHDTGIDKEDREQKNGHKGFVLWLTGLSGCGKSTIATALQKKLFETGHLVYILDGDNVRHGLNGDLGFSPEDRGENIRRIGEVAHLFAEAGTIAITSFISPYREGRDRARKLNADGDFIETYVKAPVSVCEERDPKGLYKKAREGIIKEFTGISAPYEEPENPEIVVETDKMSVENCADAIIKYLEEKGMLRK
- a CDS encoding adenylyl-sulfate kinase, which translates into the protein MITTKLYSRARKGEIKNLPGVDVRYEKPVGPDLDIDVSSRGIEKAADDIIKYLNRFM
- a CDS encoding adenylyl-sulfate kinase — encoded protein: MHKDSKFRSIMKSASYRFLTTLTTFSLVWIFTGKLTVAFGVGALEVIIKLLIYFFHERLWEKIKWGKQEIEPFVVWIKGLSGAGKTEVAKIVVERLRERELKTDHLDGKTIRKIFPRTGFTKPEVNRHIKRVGLLASRLEQNGVFVIASFISPYRESRDFVRDLCNNFIEVYLSTPLKVCEDRDHNKTLQ
- the cysQ gene encoding 3'(2'),5'-bisphosphate nucleotidase CysQ, whose amino-acid sequence is MNDLKTDILIEIAAEAGNKIMEIYRSGDLMREKKSDNSPLTLADRTSHHIIKNLINKNFPAIPILSEEGVSIPFEKRKSWDKFWLIDPLDGTKEFIKGNGEFTVNIALIVKNRPEAGVIYAPALDTFYYTAEEGGAKKIENGKGPVSISVNKSNNKPLTAVTSRSHSSEEEKQILTGYNVAESIAVGSSLKFCMVAEGKAQIYYRGGPTMEWDTAAGQAVAEHAGAEVKGLSYNKEVLRNGPFLVTSIDLPVR
- a CDS encoding two-component regulator propeller domain-containing protein translates to MAKFFGFLLIVCFLGITDCAYCQADIFPDEAVSVKQFETAGWLKGGTISSVSPETDYPLYKEGVFSSFAPSSRIRAMVTLNDTLWIGTEGGLFALDTLSDSLFAAQDFPFLSVRALAVDDYERLWVGCDEGVAFRNQTWNYYTRHTHPFFERIRDLTVGSRKIWISTYGNGCGYISGDSLTVFTEKDSLMDNRVLKIVEETASRIWFATASGICYADSFKWESMRYGNNIPIGSINDLAFDEGKNLFIAVCRQGVSRYKFGSVTNYTDRDGLPGWDINSFSLDLTGKLIAGGSEGLSYYDGSGWTRYRIPGIPLNKYNILSIHHDLSGRTYLGTDDGTIIILDRDSSRELRLRQGFPASRVSEIYGYKDLIYFVTCNGVFKLGEHLTRLSLPDNYYSESVTDIAVEDTGRMWITTRFGILRSSGDSWKIFDRRSGLPTEYFTSVAADSGKGVWFGTFESGVLNFNGGKWYHYTVENGLPGNAIKDIIFDRSGKPWVITAAGETACYSDSGWQRFGPGTGKAVFRGGINKDITILNDPDIYLLSGSGGRTFSSGGGCLGRDNSGNVVIAGDDGIYFNYRGKWSRIDLPQTGYKISPSALIETERSDLWLGTKENGIFILSGNKWRHLKVLSGFSGKGVLSLHEDPSGRIWIGTRGKGAGRFIYFPDAENKKPN
- a CDS encoding glycosyltransferase family 2 protein, producing MELFLKIVFVSLLSVILYIYAGYPLVLFIAGLFRKRSKTDNSYDIPTVALIISAHNESRIIRDKIENSLQLDYPEDKLQIVIASDASDDGTNEIVREYAGRNVHLKAFEKRSGKSATLNRAIVGLEDDIIVFSDANAFYRKDAVGKLVRNFKDPDIGCVIGNLTYIDGKSNVGKGESLYWRYESFLNRLESRLKSVLVGTGTIFAIRRRLYRSVSVDIANDFQIPADILSQGFGVIYEPEAVATEKVSTLLTEEFKRKYRIIIRGLTGFGYLRKNFCGPGQIFQFVSRKLLRWWIGPILPVLFTVNLFLADEPLFLSLFILQSLFYLLAFTGLFIEGEAKQQKIIYIPFYFVMVNTAALLAIVTYISGRRFSVWDKAETTRDIQKSLSYDKDAEILSARDSSSLSRDKKWSKRFEKTT